In the Gossypium raimondii isolate GPD5lz chromosome 9, ASM2569854v1, whole genome shotgun sequence genome, one interval contains:
- the LOC105797936 gene encoding myb family transcription factor PHL5 isoform X1, producing the protein MNTKRTDCQELARQSLGFNRNCNLQPAMEGVPQQLNHGSSSSNPIMSGFQTPAYAFNATERRIQLDTSSFCPQHNIYSSIESIAQDEPNYDFRNTLQSLVKSQICFDQYQKSFERSYKFPGSNAKTHFSFPSRVNQDQRAYCNKSNKTRIRWTQDLHEKFVECVKRLGGCEKATPKTILKLMDTQGLTIFHVKSHLQKYRTARYMPEFTQEGRTSTTDLTQIDVKTGLHLTEALQLQLDVQRRLNEQLEFQRNLQLRIEEQGRRLKMMIDEQQQKANESLLKNQGVDIKPYEHDPSFSDLDSSIAETSENVLTSGPC; encoded by the exons ATGAACACCAAGAGGACTGATTGCCAAGAGCTAGCAAGGCAGAGCCTTGGATTCAACAGGAACTGCAACCTTCAACCTGCCATGGAGGGAGTGCCACAACAGCTAAATCACGGATCATCATCATCCAATCCAATTATGAGCGGTTTCCAGACCCCAGCATATGCCTTTAATGCAACTGAAAGACGCATTCAATTGGATACTTCTTCTTTCTGCCCCCAACACAACATTTACTCTTCCATTGAATCGATTGCTCAAGATGAACCCAACTATGATTTCAGAAATACATTGCAGTCCTTAGTAAAATCACAAATTTGTTTCGACCAATACCAGAAATCCTTTGAAAGATCCTATAAATTTCCAGGCAGCAACGCTAAAACTCACTTTTCCTTTCCTTCCCGAGTAAATCAGGATCAAAGG GCTTATTgtaataaaagtaacaaaacaCGAATAAGGTGGACACAGGATCTTCATGAAAAGTTCGTGGAATGTGTTAAACGTCTGGGAGGATGTGAGA AGGCAACCCCAAAGACAATTCTGAAACTGATGGATACTCAAGGTTTGACCATCTTTCATGTCAAAAGCCATTTGcag AAATACCGTACTGCAAGATACATGCCAGAATTTACACAAG AGGGAAGAACAAGCACAACTGATTTAACTCAGATTGATGTCAAAAC TGGTTTGCACCTGACGGAGGCATTGCAACTTCAGTTAGATGTCCAAAGGCGTCTTAACGAACAATTAGAG TTTCAGCGAAATTTACAGTTGAGAATTGAAGAACAAGGAAGGCGACTAAAGATGATGATTGATGAGCAACAACAGAAGGCAAATGAAAGTCTCCTAAAAAACCAAGGTGTGGACATCAAACCCTATGAACATGATCCATCATTTAGCGACCTTGATTCCTCAATTGCAGAAACTTCAGAAAATGTGCTAACTTCCGGTCCATGTTAG
- the LOC105797936 gene encoding myb family transcription factor PHL5 isoform X2 has product MNTKRTDCQELARQSLGFNRNCNLQPAMEGVPQQLNHGSSSSNPIMSGFQTPAYAFNATERRIQLDTSSFCPQHNIYSSIESIAQDEPNYDFRNTLQSLVKSQICFDQYQKSFERSYKFPGSNAKTHFSFPSRVNQDQRAYCNKSNKTRIRWTQDLHEKFVECVKRLGGCEKATPKTILKLMDTQGLTIFHVKSHLQKYRTARYMPEFTQEGRTSTTDLTQIDVKTGLHLTEALQLQLDVQRRLNEQLELRIEEQGRRLKMMIDEQQQKANESLLKNQGVDIKPYEHDPSFSDLDSSIAETSENVLTSGPC; this is encoded by the exons ATGAACACCAAGAGGACTGATTGCCAAGAGCTAGCAAGGCAGAGCCTTGGATTCAACAGGAACTGCAACCTTCAACCTGCCATGGAGGGAGTGCCACAACAGCTAAATCACGGATCATCATCATCCAATCCAATTATGAGCGGTTTCCAGACCCCAGCATATGCCTTTAATGCAACTGAAAGACGCATTCAATTGGATACTTCTTCTTTCTGCCCCCAACACAACATTTACTCTTCCATTGAATCGATTGCTCAAGATGAACCCAACTATGATTTCAGAAATACATTGCAGTCCTTAGTAAAATCACAAATTTGTTTCGACCAATACCAGAAATCCTTTGAAAGATCCTATAAATTTCCAGGCAGCAACGCTAAAACTCACTTTTCCTTTCCTTCCCGAGTAAATCAGGATCAAAGG GCTTATTgtaataaaagtaacaaaacaCGAATAAGGTGGACACAGGATCTTCATGAAAAGTTCGTGGAATGTGTTAAACGTCTGGGAGGATGTGAGA AGGCAACCCCAAAGACAATTCTGAAACTGATGGATACTCAAGGTTTGACCATCTTTCATGTCAAAAGCCATTTGcag AAATACCGTACTGCAAGATACATGCCAGAATTTACACAAG AGGGAAGAACAAGCACAACTGATTTAACTCAGATTGATGTCAAAAC TGGTTTGCACCTGACGGAGGCATTGCAACTTCAGTTAGATGTCCAAAGGCGTCTTAACGAACAATTAGAG TTGAGAATTGAAGAACAAGGAAGGCGACTAAAGATGATGATTGATGAGCAACAACAGAAGGCAAATGAAAGTCTCCTAAAAAACCAAGGTGTGGACATCAAACCCTATGAACATGATCCATCATTTAGCGACCTTGATTCCTCAATTGCAGAAACTTCAGAAAATGTGCTAACTTCCGGTCCATGTTAG
- the LOC105799542 gene encoding uncharacterized protein LOC105799542, whose protein sequence is MAEEESTRIQPSNGEGEEDYMGDLSQFLPPEPSNTSKFSLKKIPNSNPLSSQPSKKKSKTLDWQEHRKIERERKQLEEDQQTLAKIDAPIPQSNIGFKLLKQMGYTPGSALGKEGSGRVEPVGLDIRRSRAGIGREDPLKEMRKREEIEFERKKKNEEALMAEFGSWQKSQWRSRRVVVNYKKAKAALDQLENKEVVVPKKNEEEEEGGQDEEEEEEVTEEDLQDIVMKLRDEYQYCPFCGFQYESMEALLSSCPGTNEDDH, encoded by the exons ATGGCGGAAGAAGAATCAACCAGAATTCAACCAAGCAATGGCGAAGGCGAAGAAGATTATATGGGAGATTTGTCTCAGTTTCTTCCTCCTGAGCCTTCCAACACTTCtaaattttctctcaaaaag ATTCCTAATTCCAATCCTTTGAGTTCCCAACCATCGAAGAAAAAGTCCAAAACGTTGGACTGGCAAGAACATCGTAAAATTGAAAGAGAGAGAAAGCAGTTAGAAGAGGACCAGCAAACCTTAGCAAAAATAGATGCTCCAATACCACAATCTAACATTGGGTTCAAGTTGTTAAAGCAAATGGGTTACACCCCAGGCTCAGCACTGGGAAAGGAGGGCTCTGGTCGGGTTGAGCCAGTGGGGCTTGACATTCGGAGGTCACGTGCTGGAATTGGACGGGAAGACCCACTTAAGGAGATGAGGAAGAGAGAGGAGATTGAGTtcgagagaaaaaagaagaatgaGGAGGCTTTGATGGCAGAATTTGGTTCATGGCAAAAGTCACAATGGCGTAGTAGGAGAGTTGTTGTAAACTACAAGAAGGCAAAGGCAGCCCTTGATCAACTAGAGAATAAAGAAGTTGTTGTGCCAAAGAAGAATGAAGAGGAAGAGGAGGGGGGACAggatgaagaggaagaagaagaggtAACAGAAGAG GATTTGCAAGATATAGTGATGAAATTGAGAGATGAATATCAGTACTGCCCCTTCTGTGGATTTCAA TATGAATCGATGGAAGCACTTTTGTCCAGCTGCCCTGGAACAAATGAAGATGACCACTAG